The genomic window GACTAGTTCACCGCCATAAAGCCCGACCTGGATAGTTCGCCCGCCCTTTCGTAAAATACTGAAGGCCAGCCCGGAGGTTTCCCGATTATTGACGAAATCCAGTACGGCGCTAACCTTGCCGCCTTTGACCTCGATCACCTTTGCCGCGGTGTCATCGCCCGCGAGAGCCAAGAAGTGGTCTGCGCCTTCGCCCAAAGCGAGATTGCGTTTGGCATCTGATTTATCAATGACCAAGATCTTGTTTTCTGTCAGCGCTCTCAGGATGGCGACGGCCTGAAGACCGAGACCGCCTACCCCGATGACAACTACCAGCTGTTCCGGCGCGACTGGCATGATCTTGCGGATGGCGGACCGAACTGTAACGCCAGAGCAAGCGTATGTTGCCGCCAAAACCGGATCGATAGTGCCGGTCGCAGCAAGGTATCGCGAATGTGGCACGATCACATCGGCGAAACCGCCGTGTTGCATGAAGCCAAGGCTGCGACTTCCGACAGCGCAAACATTGTCGCGATCGTTAAGGCAATCGTCGCATTTCCCGCAGCCGAGCCACGGGTAGACAATGACCTGGTCGCCCATCTTTACGCCCTCAGCGTCCGGACCAAGGGCTGATACCTTGCCGACAATCTCGTGGCCCATGGCGATCGGATTTTCCGGCTGGGGCCGTTGCAACACACCACGGCTTCCGAAGTCAGTCACGCCCTGCCAGGTATGCAGATCCGAGTGGCAGACTGCGCAGTATGTTACATTAACGATAACCTGCGTTCCAGTCGCCCCAGGCGTTGCGATCTCGACAGCTTCCAACTTGCTATGATGTGTCCTGTTCAGCCAAGCCTTCATCTTTTCCTCCAAAGTTTCATAGAATGGGCGCGGCACGCGCGGGGTGGCACCAGACCTATCCGTGCTCGGACAGAACCATCGCTCGCGCAGGCCCTTGCGCCGGTTACCAGAATGGTTGCAGCGACCCCCGTCGCAAGCCGCTCCTGTCTCATTAATCCTCAAAACACGTCGCCTCGGTCACCGGCGCACCGACGTTCAGTCCAGTGTTTGCTGCAATGCTCGGCTGGACGCAAACAACAGGTACGCAAGAGGTAGCGCTAGCAAGGTGTTGGCTAGTAGTTTAGCTTCGACATTCACTCGAGTTCCCTCATACCCTCCGGGTCAAGTGGAGTGGAAGGTTCCGCAAGGGTGTCGAACAATGGCTTGAAGCCGCTGACAGGCAAGTTATCGAGTGCTGCCAGAATCCGGGCGCGGCGCTCTTCTTTCAGCACCTGCGCACCGAGCAGTTGAAATTTCTCTTTTACTTGCTCGTAAGACATTGGATTGGCCACATCCCCGAGTGGATAAAGAACCGTCAGGACTTCTTCGCCCTCACCCTGATCCATGATCACCCGGCAAGGCGTTCCCTTTGGAAAGCTCGCGGCGAAATCCATGTGGGCCAGCAAGACGGTACGCGCCGAGAGTTCGAGAACGAGTGGATCCTTGAGGTGACTAGG from Rhizobium tumorigenes includes these protein-coding regions:
- a CDS encoding alcohol dehydrogenase catalytic domain-containing protein, which encodes MKAWLNRTHHSKLEAVEIATPGATGTQVIVNVTYCAVCHSDLHTWQGVTDFGSRGVLQRPQPENPIAMGHEIVGKVSALGPDAEGVKMGDQVIVYPWLGCGKCDDCLNDRDNVCAVGSRSLGFMQHGGFADVIVPHSRYLAATGTIDPVLAATYACSGVTVRSAIRKIMPVAPEQLVVVIGVGGLGLQAVAILRALTENKILVIDKSDAKRNLALGEGADHFLALAGDDTAAKVIEVKGGKVSAVLDFVNNRETSGLAFSILRKGGRTIQVGLYGGELVVPLYTLAVTGLSIIGSITGTTEDLKDVN